The proteins below are encoded in one region of uncultured Eubacteriales bacterium:
- a CDS encoding conserved hypothetical protein (Evidence 4 : Homologs of previously reported genes of unknown function), giving the protein MNVLISACLLGLPCRYSGDGYPIPELETILTDQRLHLVPLCPEQLGGLATPRPPAERVGARVLTKSGKNVTEAYRRGADCTLELAARLNCRCALLKARSPSCGSGVIYDGTFTGTRILGDGVAAEVLRGSGMPVFDEEHLAELWAFVDKENIQ; this is encoded by the coding sequence ATGAATGTGCTCATTTCGGCGTGTCTGCTGGGCCTCCCATGCCGGTACAGCGGGGACGGGTATCCCATCCCGGAGCTGGAAACCATCCTGACCGACCAGCGGCTCCATCTGGTTCCGCTGTGCCCGGAGCAGCTTGGGGGTCTCGCTACGCCGCGGCCTCCAGCCGAGCGGGTTGGAGCACGCGTTCTTACGAAGAGCGGGAAGAATGTAACGGAGGCCTACCGCCGGGGGGCGGACTGTACTCTGGAGCTGGCGGCGCGCCTAAATTGCCGCTGCGCGCTGCTCAAGGCCCGCAGCCCCTCCTGCGGAAGCGGAGTCATCTATGACGGGACTTTTACCGGCACGCGGATTCTCGGCGACGGTGTGGCTGCCGAGGTGCTGAGAGGATCGGGTATGCCGGTCTTCGACGAGGAGCACCTCGCGGAATTATGGGCCTTTGTGGACAAGGAGAACATACAATGA
- a CDS encoding Transporter, major facilitator family protein, giving the protein MEHNLPSSRQLNWHYIAMQAGFWAMFASIVAFQTPLLQARGFTNTEVGFVVAVRCGAGIFCQPLLGGFADKHPNIPLKFIVSASLTLSLLVGLLFTFVPMGLWGTLAVFVVLGGFEISAYPLMDAMAIQYINAGVPIRYSLGRGIGSFSYAISCVVLGLQSDTAGVESTLLTHAALVVLVALLCITYPTFRAQPRQSGVQEEMPQSVVSLLRGNPRFTLMLVAILLGMTACLPMSNYMTNILLEKGGSNSDLGPTLFMMAAFELPTAFFFQRLLRRYGSGKLLLLSMVFVTLKAVAVSMALSPAAVLLVQPLQMLGYGLFTPSSVFFVNESVPAADRVRGQTIMMVASNGLGGMLAGLMGGRLLDLGGAALMLSVCVALGILSVLMAMAVLHWKHPVERA; this is encoded by the coding sequence GTGGAACACAACCTCCCCTCCTCCCGGCAACTCAACTGGCACTATATTGCCATGCAGGCGGGTTTCTGGGCCATGTTCGCCTCCATCGTCGCCTTCCAGACGCCCCTTCTCCAGGCCCGTGGCTTTACCAACACCGAGGTCGGCTTCGTTGTGGCCGTGCGCTGTGGCGCGGGCATTTTCTGCCAGCCCCTGCTGGGAGGCTTTGCCGACAAGCACCCCAACATTCCCTTAAAATTCATCGTCTCAGCCTCTCTGACCCTGTCGCTGCTGGTGGGGCTCCTCTTTACCTTCGTCCCCATGGGTCTTTGGGGCACGCTGGCGGTCTTCGTGGTGCTGGGTGGGTTTGAGATCTCGGCCTATCCCTTGATGGACGCCATGGCGATCCAGTACATCAACGCCGGGGTCCCAATCCGGTACAGCCTGGGCCGGGGCATTGGCAGTTTCTCCTATGCGATCTCCTGTGTGGTGCTGGGGCTGCAGTCCGATACCGCCGGGGTGGAGAGCACCCTGCTCACCCACGCGGCTCTTGTGGTACTCGTGGCCCTCCTCTGCATTACATACCCCACCTTCCGTGCCCAGCCCCGCCAGTCGGGCGTGCAGGAGGAAATGCCTCAATCCGTGGTCTCCCTCCTGAGGGGCAACCCCCGTTTCACCCTCATGCTGGTGGCCATCCTTCTTGGCATGACGGCCTGCCTCCCTATGTCCAACTATATGACGAACATTCTCCTGGAAAAGGGCGGCAGCAATTCCGACCTGGGCCCCACGCTCTTCATGATGGCCGCGTTCGAGCTGCCCACCGCCTTCTTCTTCCAGCGCCTGCTGCGCAGGTACGGCAGCGGAAAGCTCCTGCTCCTCAGCATGGTCTTCGTCACGCTGAAGGCTGTTGCCGTCTCGATGGCGCTCAGTCCCGCCGCCGTTCTGCTGGTCCAGCCCCTGCAGATGCTGGGGTACGGACTTTTTACCCCCTCGTCGGTTTTTTTCGTTAACGAGTCGGTTCCCGCGGCGGACCGGGTACGGGGACAGACCATTATGATGGTAGCATCCAACGGCTTGGGTGGTATGCTGGCAGGCCTGATGGGAGGCCGCCTGCTGGACCTTGGCGGGGCGGCCCTCATGCTGAGCGTCTGCGTCGCCTTGGGCATCCTCTCCGTACTGATGGCCATGGCAGTGCTCCATTGGAAACACCCCGTGGAGCGAGCCTGA
- the thyA gene encoding Thymidylate synthase: MSYADALFIENCKDILAHGTWDTSLPVRPKWEDGTSAHTVKKFGIVNRYDLRSEFPIQTIRKMAFKSAVDELLWIWQMKSNNVKDLSSHIWDAWADESGSIGKAYGYQLGVKHKYAEGEFDQVDRVLYDLKHNPASRRIMTNIYNHADLSEMHLYPCAWSMTFNVSGRTLSAILNQRSQDMLTANGWNVMQYAALVHMLAQVSGLIPGELVHVIADAHIYDRHVPIVEEIIARQPFDAPKLSLDPAITDFYAFTKSSFSLENYRSHPLDEKIPVAV, from the coding sequence ATGAGCTACGCCGACGCTTTATTCATCGAAAACTGTAAGGACATTCTGGCGCATGGGACCTGGGATACAAGCTTGCCCGTCCGCCCCAAGTGGGAGGACGGTACAAGCGCCCACACAGTAAAGAAATTTGGCATCGTCAACCGCTACGACCTCAGGTCTGAGTTTCCCATCCAGACCATTCGTAAAATGGCCTTTAAGAGTGCAGTGGACGAGCTTTTATGGATCTGGCAGATGAAGTCCAACAATGTAAAGGACCTTTCCAGCCATATCTGGGACGCCTGGGCCGACGAGAGCGGCTCCATCGGCAAGGCCTACGGCTATCAGCTGGGGGTAAAGCACAAGTACGCCGAGGGGGAGTTCGACCAGGTGGACCGGGTGCTCTATGACTTAAAGCATAACCCGGCGTCGCGGCGTATTATGACCAACATCTACAACCATGCCGACCTCTCCGAGATGCACCTCTACCCCTGTGCCTGGTCCATGACCTTCAACGTCAGCGGGCGGACTCTCAGCGCCATACTCAACCAGCGCAGCCAGGATATGCTCACCGCCAACGGCTGGAACGTGATGCAGTACGCAGCCCTGGTCCATATGCTGGCCCAGGTATCGGGCCTCATCCCCGGCGAGCTGGTCCACGTCATCGCTGATGCCCACATCTACGACCGCCACGTTCCCATCGTGGAGGAGATCATCGCCCGCCAGCCCTTCGACGCGCCCAAGCTGAGTTTAGACCCCGCAATCACCGATTTTTATGCGTTTACCAAGTCCAGCTTTTCGCTGGAAAACTACAGGAGCCACCCGCTGGACGAGAAGATTCCCGTGGCCGTGTGA
- the mtaB gene encoding Threonylcarbamoyladenosine tRNA methylthiotransferase MtaB, translating to MRIAIYTLGCKVNQYETQALETELVKRGHTLVPFEGEAEAYVINTCTVTAVSDKKSRAMIRRARKSRPDAVVAVCGCYAQTDPEAVVALEVDLVMGTADRMAFLDEVEKLVEHKAAAPEVRVDNIMTHRAFEHLPAGGLEGRTRAMLKVEDGCVNFCSYCIIPYARGPVRSLPLEAAVYEAKRLARDGYREIVLTGIEISSWGQELRDGTGLIDLIEAVCAAAPGLRIRLGSLEPRTITEEFCRRSAALPNLCPHFHLSMQSGSDAVLARMNRKYDTFWYYKSVELLREYYSDPAITTDLIVGFPGETEEEFMETLAFVEKCAFSSMHIFPYSRREGTPAAGMGEQASNAIKEDRARRAGSLADRLEADYLTRRVGETLPVLFEEEKGGLWRGHAPNYVAVYAKGEALHNVQRDVKITGLHADGLVGEIVTQG from the coding sequence ATGCGCATTGCGATATATACCCTGGGCTGTAAGGTCAACCAGTACGAGACCCAGGCCCTGGAGACCGAGCTTGTAAAGCGGGGTCATACTTTGGTCCCTTTCGAGGGAGAGGCCGAGGCCTATGTCATCAATACCTGCACCGTCACGGCGGTGAGCGACAAAAAGTCCCGCGCTATGATACGCCGGGCCAGGAAGAGCCGCCCGGATGCCGTGGTTGCGGTCTGCGGCTGCTACGCCCAAACCGACCCGGAAGCGGTGGTCGCCTTGGAGGTTGACCTGGTCATGGGCACCGCCGACCGGATGGCGTTCCTCGACGAGGTGGAAAAACTGGTGGAGCATAAGGCTGCCGCCCCCGAGGTGCGGGTGGACAACATTATGACCCACCGCGCGTTCGAGCATCTTCCAGCCGGAGGGTTGGAGGGCCGCACTCGAGCCATGCTCAAGGTAGAGGACGGCTGCGTCAACTTCTGTTCCTACTGCATCATCCCCTACGCCCGGGGGCCGGTGCGCTCGCTACCCTTGGAGGCTGCGGTATATGAAGCAAAACGCCTTGCCAGAGATGGCTACCGGGAAATCGTCCTCACCGGTATCGAGATATCCTCCTGGGGACAGGAACTCCGGGACGGGACGGGGCTAATCGACCTCATCGAAGCAGTCTGCGCCGCCGCGCCCGGCCTGCGGATCCGCCTGGGCAGCCTGGAGCCGCGCACCATCACGGAGGAATTCTGCCGCCGATCGGCGGCTCTCCCAAACCTCTGCCCGCACTTCCACCTGTCCATGCAGAGCGGGAGCGACGCTGTTCTGGCCCGAATGAACCGGAAATATGATACCTTCTGGTATTATAAAAGTGTTGAATTACTTAGAGAATACTATTCTGACCCTGCTATCACTACCGATCTGATCGTTGGCTTTCCCGGCGAGACCGAGGAGGAGTTTATGGAGACTCTGGCCTTCGTGGAGAAGTGCGCCTTCTCCTCAATGCACATCTTTCCATACTCCCGCCGGGAGGGGACACCCGCGGCGGGGATGGGGGAACAGGCATCCAACGCCATCAAGGAGGACAGAGCCCGCCGGGCAGGCAGCCTGGCGGATCGGTTGGAGGCGGATTACCTCACCCGCCGGGTGGGGGAGACTCTGCCCGTCCTCTTCGAGGAGGAGAAGGGCGGCCTCTGGCGGGGCCACGCGCCCAACTATGTGGCTGTCTATGCCAAGGGAGAGGCCCTGCACAATGTCCAGCGGGACGTGAAAATCACAGGCCTCCACGCCGACGGGCTGGTAGGGGAGATCGTCACACAGGGGTGA
- a CDS encoding Hydrolase, NUDIX family: protein MYADEIRAYAPQSEQEAADQRIILEYIDRYPGSVLTRENEYAHITSSGFVVNADASKVLMAHHNIYRVWAWTGGHADGDGDLLAVALREAREETGAAHIRPLGDGIASLDILPVWGHVKRGKYVAAHQHLNVTYLLVADENDVLTVREEENTRVGWLPAERLLEYTNEWEMDGVYAKLLARARERLKEGIGR, encoded by the coding sequence ATGTACGCCGATGAGATCAGGGCCTACGCACCACAGAGCGAGCAGGAGGCTGCCGACCAGCGCATCATCCTGGAATATATCGACCGGTACCCGGGTTCGGTGCTCACCCGTGAAAACGAGTACGCCCATATCACCAGCTCAGGTTTCGTGGTGAACGCCGACGCCAGTAAGGTACTGATGGCCCACCACAATATCTACCGGGTCTGGGCCTGGACGGGGGGGCACGCCGACGGAGACGGGGACCTCCTCGCCGTCGCTCTCCGGGAGGCACGGGAGGAGACCGGAGCCGCCCACATCCGCCCTTTGGGGGATGGCATCGCGTCGCTGGACATCCTCCCCGTCTGGGGCCACGTGAAGCGGGGCAAATACGTTGCAGCCCACCAGCACCTTAACGTGACCTACCTCCTGGTGGCCGATGAGAACGACGTCCTTACCGTCCGGGAGGAGGAGAACACCCGGGTAGGATGGCTCCCCGCCGAGCGGCTTTTAGAGTATACCAACGAATGGGAGATGGACGGGGTGTACGCCAAGCTCCTGGCCCGGGCCAGGGAGAGGCTCAAAGAGGGGATTGGACGATAG
- a CDS encoding conserved membrane hypothetical protein (Evidence 4 : Homologs of previously reported genes of unknown function), whose product MSQETPSLLPKVGLRNLKTALSATLCAALYAIFDANPTFACIGAIFGMGSDMEDSWKNGGNRLIGTVIGGFLGMGLFRVFLSLESHGGRAWLLTLLFVGVVALIVASQIFRWPGAIQPGGVVLCIILFNTPESTYISYALHRMVDTGLGVLVSLGINLLLPRERLDRWLDRWRAFQAARRQG is encoded by the coding sequence TTGTCACAGGAAACACCTTCCCTTCTCCCCAAGGTCGGTCTTCGCAACTTAAAGACCGCTCTCTCCGCCACCCTCTGCGCTGCGCTCTATGCCATCTTTGACGCGAACCCCACCTTCGCCTGCATCGGTGCCATCTTCGGCATGGGCAGCGACATGGAGGACTCCTGGAAAAACGGCGGCAACCGGCTGATCGGCACTGTCATCGGCGGTTTTCTGGGCATGGGGCTGTTCCGGGTCTTCCTCTCTCTGGAGTCCCACGGGGGCCGGGCCTGGCTTCTCACCCTGCTTTTCGTCGGGGTGGTGGCGCTGATCGTGGCCTCCCAGATTTTCCGCTGGCCCGGGGCCATTCAGCCCGGCGGAGTAGTGCTGTGCATCATCCTCTTTAATACGCCGGAGAGCACCTATATCTCCTACGCGCTGCACCGTATGGTGGACACTGGTTTAGGCGTGCTGGTTTCCCTAGGCATCAACCTGCTCCTCCCCCGCGAGCGGCTGGACCGTTGGCTTGACCGCTGGCGGGCCTTCCAAGCAGCGCGGCGGCAGGGGTAA
- a CDS encoding conserved hypothetical protein (Evidence 4 : Homologs of previously reported genes of unknown function): MRAIVTVNGKDQVGIIATVCTLLTLHNVNVLDISQTILQGYFTMTMLVDAEKADIPFADLVVALEAAGKKLGLSIHAQREDLFIAMHRI, encoded by the coding sequence ATGCGCGCGATCGTCACCGTCAACGGCAAGGACCAAGTGGGCATCATCGCCACCGTCTGCACTCTGCTGACCCTGCACAATGTCAACGTACTCGACATCAGCCAGACAATCCTCCAGGGCTATTTCACCATGACCATGCTGGTGGACGCGGAGAAGGCCGACATCCCCTTTGCCGATCTGGTGGTGGCGCTGGAGGCGGCGGGTAAAAAGCTGGGCCTGTCCATCCACGCCCAGCGCGAGGATTTATTCATCGCCATGCACCGCATTTAA
- a CDS encoding conserved hypothetical protein (Evidence 4 : Homologs of previously reported genes of unknown function), whose product MQTFFVTLSSIPDVRRFVDAATRCACEIDVLSGRYVIDAKSIMGLFSLDLQKPVQVEFHGSDDECAAFQTEIASSITQG is encoded by the coding sequence ATGCAGACCTTTTTTGTCACCCTGTCTTCTATCCCCGACGTGCGGCGCTTTGTAGACGCGGCCACCCGCTGCGCCTGTGAGATTGACGTGCTCTCGGGCCGCTACGTCATCGACGCCAAGAGCATTATGGGCCTCTTTTCCCTGGATTTACAGAAACCCGTCCAGGTGGAGTTCCACGGCAGCGACGACGAGTGCGCCGCGTTTCAGACGGAGATCGCCTCCTCCATTACCCAGGGGTAA
- the folA gene encoding Dihydrofolate reductase, whose translation MKLIVAVDRNWAIGYRGELLARVSADLKRFKTLTLGHPVLLGRKTLATFPGGRPLPGRENFILSTDPDFRVEGAVVLRSVEEARTRCPEDTFVIGGAQIYRALLNGCDTAYVTKLDADFPADTWFPNLDALPGWGIAEEEGPFAEDSLAFRYVTYKREK comes from the coding sequence ATGAAACTAATTGTCGCTGTAGACCGAAACTGGGCAATTGGGTACCGGGGGGAGCTGTTGGCGCGGGTCTCCGCCGACCTGAAACGCTTTAAAACCCTTACCCTGGGCCACCCCGTGCTGCTGGGGCGCAAGACCCTCGCCACCTTTCCCGGCGGGCGGCCCCTGCCGGGGCGGGAAAATTTTATCCTGTCTACCGACCCGGACTTCCGGGTGGAGGGGGCTGTGGTGCTCCGCTCCGTGGAGGAGGCCCGAACCCGCTGTCCGGAGGACACCTTCGTCATCGGCGGGGCCCAGATCTATCGGGCGCTGCTGAATGGCTGCGATACCGCCTACGTGACGAAACTCGACGCCGATTTCCCTGCGGACACATGGTTTCCCAATCTGGATGCCTTGCCCGGCTGGGGTATCGCGGAGGAGGAGGGACCTTTCGCCGAGGACAGCCTCGCCTTTCGCTACGTGACCTATAAAAGAGAGAAGTGA
- a CDS encoding conserved hypothetical protein (Evidence 4 : Homologs of previously reported genes of unknown function) produces MAYSFFAFISRMRYISRWGLMRNTEQENIQEHSHMVAVLAHALAVIRRDVFHQDADPEGAATAALYHDAPEIFTGDLPTPVKYYNPEIRTAYREVESVSAGKLLAMLPEELRGAYEHLLHEDYDEGTKALVKAADKLSAHIKCLEELKAGNREFQQAAEQTRAAVEAMGLPEAGYFMEHFLPAFGLTLDELQ; encoded by the coding sequence ATGGCATACAGTTTCTTTGCTTTTATCTCCCGTATGCGCTACATCAGCCGCTGGGGCCTTATGCGCAACACCGAGCAGGAGAACATTCAGGAGCACTCTCATATGGTGGCGGTGCTGGCCCACGCGCTGGCCGTTATCCGGCGGGACGTCTTCCACCAGGACGCCGACCCGGAGGGGGCTGCCACCGCCGCCCTCTACCACGACGCGCCCGAGATTTTTACCGGCGATCTGCCCACGCCCGTGAAGTACTATAACCCCGAGATCCGCACCGCCTACCGGGAGGTGGAGTCCGTCTCCGCCGGAAAGCTGCTGGCCATGCTGCCCGAGGAGCTGCGGGGTGCCTATGAACACCTTCTCCACGAGGACTACGACGAGGGCACCAAGGCACTGGTGAAGGCGGCGGACAAGCTCTCAGCCCATATCAAGTGTCTGGAGGAGTTGAAGGCCGGGAACCGGGAATTCCAGCAGGCCGCCGAACAGACCCGGGCCGCCGTGGAGGCCATGGGTCTGCCCGAGGCGGGCTATTTCATGGAGCATTTTCTACCCGCCTTCGGGCTGACATTGGATGAGCTTCAATAG